The genomic window tgaccctaagatcatatatcattcatatcccaatcattaatcaagagcttcacttggaagttttgtttgtggtgttgcactcacctcatcaataagagggaccgtcaagcaccaatgattgtttatcttgtatgcatattatactaacccaaataccaaaaatattgctttgtttctttgtaggcttttgttttgtaggtaccaagccaagacatgcaataaacaaggcatttttcatattttggactgatgaaatcgatttccctcttgggtaaatcgatttccctacagcaattttctacaaaatcacattctggacagcatgaaatcgatttccctcctgggcaaatcgatttccctagtgtattttgcgccaagttctcttctggaacagagtgaaatcgatttcactcctgggggaaatcgatttccttaaggcgaaattcaaaaaaaatagagagggaagcttgatttgattttggcacctactttctttgaccatttttgtcactttaccaattttccacctcaccaaaataattcccttcattaattccattttaacctcattctaccattttttaccatttaaatgccactttaatcaccaattaaacacaagttaattaaccaagagcaaatgaccaaattgccactactcttgctctcatcctataaatagaggccactactctctcatttctcaagcttggagagccaaaaaattgcttgcaaattcatttctcaccctttccaaaaccctcacccaaagttcattttcataagattagtgagattcacattgaatcttgctaattttgaactaaacctcctacatttctctcttttctttggttgttcatctccaaatttgaaggatctatacactttgtgcttgctcttgaagctactccaagacttttgttcaaagaagtggtaatttgctagatccatgatgtagatctttattgcttgtgttcaatgcatctttgattctatattgatgatatttgctggttttgtgatggaaatttcgtgctcaagttgatgtgtgatcataaggtgtttgtatatttgttcaaatcaagtttcatgcctttaaatgatgtttttgctgaaatttacaatgatgaaatcgatttccttaaggctgaaatcaatttcctgctgaacgtaacttgttttttttgaaaactgcactatggaaatcgatttccccctgcatgaaattgatttcctgctggcagaatgtggttttttgccttttttatgcttgtttcggcttccttcttcctccatttcattaatatcattggatctaggatgttgataggtttgaaatgacctaatctataatattagatgaatgatattaatgatagtgtgagttgattatcttttgtgaattttattcttcttcctccatttcattaatatcattggatctaggatgttgataggtttgaaatgaccaaatccataatattagatgaatgatattaatgatagtgtgagttgattttactttatgcattttattttcttcttctcctttttttcttttgatcgatgaaagtcttaacactttgagaattcttatggattcttagtaaagactagatcgttacctattttcttttcgtgcggtattgctttcggagaatgatctacatatcatttcactcgcatgcattagcacataaagttttgaccggcctcgttgtagggtgatttctacataaatcacttggcgatctgcttaacatagtgcaatatttcgtgtcccgaataaaaaagatcaaatgtggaagagaattgtatgcggtttatttaagacttatggaaatttatcgtgtagtcgctatgattttatcaagcttctgataaagttccattgaatttaaatccgagaacatccttcactcaccatcgatcttcattactaactttgataacatacttgacaagtttcaagatggttatctttaacatctaacaactaactttaatttccgcaatttactataccgttctttatatttctctctttattttatcatttcatcatatttacattccgctatttttcctttgtccatttggacgtttataattccgctattttctctttgtccatttggacatatgtttatgtttccgccattttctctttgtccacttggaccatactttacttttatgctaaaacactaataatcaaccaaaatctaaaaaacacataaagttctctttcggactattggttactatcctgagcattttggagattcggacttatggacttaggacctctggactctcattctgttattactctgtgattgttctgtctgtctggcagtggattgttgtctgtttatgtgtgtaggtatttccttgaaagcccttgatggttaattccaaggcattgagataaggattttacccgaaaacagccgttactctgcccgattttcgtcagaatttcaatgtgcttaatgcaaagtggtgctaagataataatttcatccggatccccaagtgatgatgtttggtttagtattgatattccaaaggatgggaaatctaccttgactcataatgtcaagtgttggcttcttctttcggttagaccgttcttttccttagcttttattttacgcaataggatagcctcttcatctcctcccattcttaaattttcaaaatcttctccctttttcaaaatattcttatgtttgcaaatcttttcaaaaccttttttcttaaaaaatatcttttgcccttagtggccttttcttcgaaagtttagacactattaatcgtcgaaacgagtggttataccccacgattttgaaattgattgatataatgagatcttttccgcgtgagagagctagtggcatacttgttgattttatccgagttggactccttctttcatttgcgaagcaaagaactcatttgttctcatgctcaagatcaatggctgtgtctttctctccgacgacgataaagtgtttattcgttttaaaaacgtttttccctttaagcggaactacattagctctgacttctccattgcaccgaggaggtatgtaggcccaaggcttaacgtcttgccgagcttattttaaaaataaaacaaactcttttttttagcacatacgacacagattttcaaaaaggttcctgtggagtaccacagatatgaggggtgcttaaaaccttccccttgtataatcaacacccgaacctgagttctctttcttgttttaaaaacaaaactttgggtttttcgttcttttcccttttcctttgaaaaaataaagcgcggtggcgatttcaaacgaaatattgatccGAGTCAAttctatggcttcgatatcagattttccccgctacacatatAGGTACTATTTATTAATTTACTAATAATTAATATACTTGGGTCATTTTTAATCATGATAATATTATTTACGTTTTGATTGCATCATCATGTTATTTTGGGTTAATGGTTCTATAATACAtcgattatattattattattgttagtaTTAATGTTATAatcactaaataaataaaaaaatagaaaggaaaaaaGGAAATACGATTTCTCATTATTCCAAAATCTTCAAGTCTCCAAGAATCACGTGGCCATACTTGTTCCTAAAAACAACACAAATAAATTCTCCAAATCTTCCCTAATTGGCATGGAACTCAATCAAAATCAAAGATTACAATGAATCAAAACGTAAATCTAACCTAAAAGAATCACAGACCCTAATACTATTTAAGAAAGAGCCAAACATCAGAGAGAGGGGGCGGCGGATGGAACCCTACAGAGGCTGAAGAAAAAAAACGTGAAAAGGGTGGAGGTGATATGCGATAATCCAATGTAGTTAATGTAAAGAATCTCCTCCGATTCCTTGGTGTTCGCTAAGCATAATACAGTCCTCACCTTCGCCCAAAACGCGCAAACTCGGACTCCCATGTTCATTGTGGTGCCAAATTTTCTTTGAATTCGAACCCGTTCATAAACGTCTCCTAAATCGCGTTCGAGTATTTAACTGTGTTCATAAGCCTATTTGCAATCAATCTGGACTATTTAATTGAAATTTCTTGCAGGTTTTGTGAATCACCATGGCTAGGTCTCACAAGTTATGAAATTGGGATTTTCGGTTATGGATGATTTCGGACCAAATTAATGGTCCCATGGAGTTCGGGATGTTATATATGGTTAATATAGGTTATTATTTGGTATATTTTGACACTAATTTGTAGATTTGAATGATGGAGACATGTAGCCACGAAAGGGAACCGTAGCCAAAGGTCCCTATGCTTTCTGAAAGATaaacgaagaagatgaacaggGGGGGCGCGCAGGTTTTTTTAAATTCCTGAGTcggttttatttaatatattatatattatgctTATGTTTTCATCAGCGAGCGAACCATGGTTTAGTGGAAAGAATGGTCTTCAAGTTGCCATACGTAATAACGTGGGTTCGACTCCCACTCTGACCATAATTTTTGTTGAAATAACAAGCTGAAGAATCTCATACGTACAGTCCCATGCATATGCACCGTAGGCCATCACGCGACCACAACTGGATGTATGAAAGAGTTAATCTAATGGCCCAGATGCGCAAGTCCACCATGAACGCTCACAGGTCACACACACCAAATCAATGCCCAGGTTCCTTCCATGtagttttttttcttattatttatttttttaattttattttcattgtttaattgtttaggattaaatataatttaattaatctattttaattagggttagatTATAGTATGTCCCGATTGtctcgattatttcgattattcgacttattTGATTTTAACTGAATATAAATTAATGGAATCTGTCATCGTGTAGTAACTGAATATATTGGTTATGAGAGTTGATGGtaaaaaataactttattaaaacacatttcatttgctgctcgtgacgatcaaatctattgatcagagtaaccagcaatacattatttaatccgttaactataatgatcaaacctattgatcatcgcaaataacggtaacatattaaatcagggttgtacgcccaaaacttaaaacattcaaaacacttcaaaccacgaaactacggattttcatctcttcaatactgtgATTTTCAAAtatacgataaggtaattcaaaataccttcgaacttcgcatttcaaaaactacgacaaggtaactcaaaataccttcaaaccatatcaaatcaaattcaaaggcgtacaaccctgtgcccgaactacgtagactctgatcctccataaggaggtacgtaggcacttggataaccaaggcgagtccccttcccctaaATCCTAATTAGGTTCAAATCTTAccgttcacccttttcatttccttagctattgccttaacaattttagccataaacctccgcctctcaattcaaaaccttaggaaagggttgagggtgcctaacaccttccctcggcctgattataataatcttaccccgatctcttaactgcgtaaggtttcctattcgccttggtagaataggtggcgactctaaaagtctaatttttaaggcaggttgctacacccacTTCACTGCTTCAGGCCAACAAGGTTTTGGAATACCTTTTTCAGACAACTTGCTTCTTACACAGTTCATCATTGTACAATTTTTCCTTTCAGCGACTCCATTTTATTGAGGAGTGTACACCATCGTCAGTTATCTTTTAATTCCATTGTCTTTACAGAAATTGTTGAACTCAATAGAGGTGAACACCCCTCGATCTGTTCGTAGGCTTTTGATAGAAAGTCTGGTTTCTTTCTCAACAAATGTCTTAAATATTTTGAATACAACAAATGTATCTGACTTTGCATGCAAAATATACGACCAAACTTTCAGACTATAATCATCAATTAAGCATAGCACATATTTTCTTTCACTATTAGAAATAGGTGAAATTGGACCACACAAGTCAGCATGAATAAGTTCTAACCTTTGTGTTGCTCTCCATGTGCTTCTTTTTGGAATGGGCTCGgcaacaccccttttctaaaccccaaatttacatatatatatattcacaaagTAAAATAGAACGCATACAATAAAGGGTGCCACATGTCGTTTCCAGTACAATTGAAAACCAAACATAAACGTACAATTAGCATGCACCTGATCAAATTATAACACATGTCGAACTTCATGTTTTCTCAAGTATGCATATCGCAATGAAATAATATTTTCTCAAACATTTCAATGATTATATCCCATATTATAATCATCTACCAACATAATTACACTATCAAATCATAAACGTGTCATATGAATTCAAACATAGGCACCAAGGCCACTTAACATAATATATCCAATACAATGTTAAAATAAGATAGATAGAACAATATCTAAAACATCCAAACATAAGTTTAAATACCCCccgtgttacatgatcagagcattgaCTCTATACCtaacaaaatgaaaaataacTGATATgatcctcggctaaatcctcgtgcaagcacactactcgtcggaacctgcacgatgtcgcattgaacatcattcaaacagaagggtgagagtTCACATCAAAATGAATACATATAATATGTACAACGAATATAGTACACTACAATCAAAcaaattcatcacacttcataatttAATGAGTTCTATAATTATTCCACATAACATAAATCTCCAATTATCACATAAGCACACATTAATCCAAATATCACATAGCAAAATCAATGTGACTCCAAATGCAATTAAtctgactcatgcatgtggtaccatgtgaacaTCAAGCTCACCGCTACCGATTCCATATTCAAGAACCatagccacgcttccgatccgacaagaccaaagccctcaAAATATGAATATATAGTTCACCACTTCTGATCCACAAAGGAACAAAGCCACGtttctatttccattcaaggatcaaagaAACACATCTATTTCCCTTCAAGGATCAAGGCCGTCATCGcagctcacaccccacatgggcacactaCCAAAGAACATACAGTTCGTCACCTCTATTTCCTCTCAAAGGATCAAGGCCACCATGAATGCATGAACAATTACCACAAAATACATGCAATTGAGATCATCCAACAAACTTAGCATACCACATACCATAGTAATTCAACACAttaaattatccaccaattgcaCAATATACATCCATCAtataaacatcatcaacaatgcaTCCAAATAGCATTAACCATTTACACACATCACAGATAAAATATAACATCATAGATTAACAATGTTATTATCACCGGACATCAATTCACATATTACATAAATACAATTTAAGTAACATGTCTTCACTCACGTACGCATCATTCTCATAGTACTCACCAATTCAACACATTATCATAACATATACTAAACAATACCAACACATGTTGTTCATATCCAACATCAATTCATTAAAGGACATACATTAAGTCCCGACAAAACATAGTTAAATCAATTCACAATAGAAAAGCATTACCTATTGCTACATCACCACATGGTCTCATTGTATCATCATAAGGAAATTACTCATCAAGTATAACATAGTTACACCAACTCATAACAAAGAACATATTTCCTATGTTATCTCTACATAGTTCATCATTTCATCTTAGTTCTGATCTCTATAGACTATACCTTATGATTCATTTTATTCAATCAATGTATAGTTCATCTCCCCCTTGCATACATATATACCCATAATAatgaggattctcccccttaccttaggttagATCTCCTTTTGTTCTAGTTTCCtctttcccttctttctcttcctttctcttgagctctctcttttctcttctttttccaaATTAATGTTATGTATCTAAAACCCTATTTTCCTTACTGTCTTTCTCTTAAGTCAATGGGCTTAGTAGCACACTCCCTCATATTATTTCTATTCTCAATTATTAGGCCCAATTAGTTATTATCTCATTATTctactaataatataataactCAATTAGCataataacaaataatttaataattatcataccaaattataattaaatacttatactaataataaaatacttatttaataaataaaatagaaaatagggaTGTTACAGGCTCCCTGTGTTGCTTTCCTTTCAAACAGTCTACACAGACTTCATTTGAGATCGTTAAATGAGGCAAACCTTGCACCATTTTCTTACTCTGCAAGATTTGGAAATTTGTGTTGCTGATATGTCCCAATCTGCTGTGCCAGAGGTGTGTGAGGTCCTCGCTTGCTGCATTGAAACATACTTCCTGTTTTGGTTGGAGGGACATTGATAGCATTTTGGCTACCACGATGAACATCCGATTTACCGTCATTTTGGTTTGAATGATCAAACCTCTATGTGGATGAAAGATTTTGCACATTCCAACTTCTATAAGGATGGAAAGACCTCTTTCCAGGAGTTTCCCAATGCTTAAAAGATTATTTTTTAGTTCAGGAACACAAAATACATCACCGACAGTGAAATTAGCATTATCAACCTCCATTTTTATGCTTCCTTTGCCAGAAACTTGCACTCTTGTATCGTTGCCCAGCTTCACAGTTTGTTGAGAGACACTTTCAAACTCATAGAATAGAGCTTTGTTACCACACATGTGATTGTGATATCCTGAATCCAAGAACCAAATGTCTTCTCGCTTTATTCCAATTTCATCGACATAGGCCATCAGCAACATCTCCTCCTTCTCGTCTAGCTCTGCGTAATTTGAATGCTTTCCTAATGTAGGGCATTCATATTGGAAGTGGCTAAAATTGTGACATCGGTAAAATTCCATATTAGCTTTGTTTAGATATGTTCTTCCTCGACCTCCTTTAATTTCTCCTCTTCCTCTGCCTCTCCCTCTTTCAGATCCCCCTTCATGAGTCACCTTCAGTAATACTTGTTTTTCTCTGTCAACATTCTTTATTCTCTATTCATGGATCAACAAGCTGCTTTAAAGTTCATCAACTGTAACAGTGTCGACATTGTTGAATTCTTCAATGGAGCAAACGACATAATTAAATTTTGGTACAAGGGATCTGAGAATCTTCCCTTTAATATCCCTTTCTTGTATAGTTTTTCCACACGCTTTCATCTGTTTGGCAATGGAAAGAGTTTTCCCAAAATAGGCATTAACACTCTCTCCCTCCTTCATTTTGAGTATTTCAAACTCAGACTTCAATGTTTGCAATTGAGCCTTTTTCACCCTCGTGGAACCCTTGAACTTTTGTTTCATAGAGTCCCAAATCTGCTTGGAAGTATCATCATTGAGTATGGTCTCCACGATTTCTCTATCAATTGCTTGATACAGATAATTCTTTATCTTCATATCTTTCAACTGTTGCTCCTCTATCACCGTCATTTGTGTTTCTTTCGGTTGAGTGCCTTCTGGAACTGTGTCGAGTCCCTTCACAATTAGGGTCCAATATTCCTTTGCACGAAGGAAATTCTCCATCAGTTTTTCCCAGTGCTCATAGAACCCATCGAATCGTGGGATTGCCGGTTGCACGAACTTTTCGTTGGTACTACTACTCTCAGCCATCTCTACTCTCACACAGTGTTTCACTCTTTGCTGAAGCTTTTTATCAGGCCCTAATCTTTGAGCTCTGATCCCAAATGATAACTTGAAAAGCTTGTTTATTTCATTTGAGAAGTTTGTTATTTAAAAGCCTTATATAACAAAATTAGAGAACAATCTGCACTAGCCTAAAAAATAGGACTTCCTAAAGACTAGACAACTTATTAACAACACAGAAAATAACTCTTACAACCTAGAAAAGTAACTCCTACAAACTCGGACATTAACGTTAACACTCAGAGCACAGGATTCAAAGAAACAAATTCACTAGAGACTTACCTTGGAGTGCCCTTAACTAGAAAAAGTCCGAGAATCAAGGATTATTGCTAATATGTTTGACCAAATAAAAAACAACCATATTGGAGATAGGGAGCAATATTGGAAAGCCATGTGAAATCCGCAAGTTCATGAGAGAAATAGGAGTTTCATCTGGCTGACCAATCATAATGGTCTCATGACCAATAAGTATCTCAACCACTTGAAAGAGACAATCTATGTGATGACTGTGGGGATCAGGAGGAAATCCATGCCCCGGGACAGCGGTGGCACAATGGAGCAAATAGTGTATGATGAATGGCTAAATTGGTTGTATGAAGATTTAGGAGCTTCCTGTATTAAGAGAgtgactcttgtgcagttttctttgtttggtgttaagagtcccacatcggacaatatatggcctgaacatgtgtttataagtgggggcaatcctcatcctacaagccggttttgtagggatgagttaggcccaaccacatttcttaacatggtatcagagcctcgtttaaactccggtgggccacctattatggtttccgctatcgggccacccaccatttatttccacgctccaattGTCTAGtcttgggcgtgagggggtgtgttaagagtcccacatcggacaatatatggcctgaacacgTGTTtttaagtgggggcaatcctcatccTACAaatcggttttgtagggatgagttaggcccaaccacttTTCTTAACATTTAGGCCTTGGCGTTTCACATTAAAAACAAATTGTATTGAAAATTTTGTGTTGGAGTAAAGCTAAACAATCAAAAGAATGAAATCAAACGTTTATATATTTTGTATCAATCTATATTAAAACGTTACCTCGTTAATATTCTTACAGTATCTTTCTCTTATGCGTATGAAACACTAAATCTCGTATCATGTGATTCTTTCTTCAAAGCAACCATGCGAAAGATATATCAATGTTACAGAGCAATTTAAAACATTCTTATTAATCATGTGAAATTTATACAAAATAACTGCAAACACAGCCCCATACAATAataagactatcagatatatgaatATTGGAAACACCACACCGACGTGTCaactaataaatatattaaacgtAATTATAAGTGCCAGTTATTAGTGGACACAAATACACACTTTTTCAGAGATATCAGTGCTACATAATCGAATATTGAAATAGATGAAACACAAAGACATTTTACATAAACATTGctgctaatttttattttaatgcaAAAGAGTGGCCTTATCTTGAGCTACATCAACTTGTTTTGTAGGAGCATGTTTGGTACAACGCTGTCTTAGAAGTAGTATGGCTGCTTTGTGGCAGTGGACATGAGCACCCCGACTTATTAGTATCCCAAACATGGCTCCTAAACCATATACAGCACCTAGTTTCTGGGGTCCCATTATGTTTGTTGCAGATTAAGCAGATTTTAATCAATCACCTAAATTATAAATCTTATCGTAAAGAAAATTGGTttgagtatgttatatatataatgATGAAAGGAGGGGGAGATACTAGTGTTTTTTTACGTGATGGCCAATCCTTTCATTTT from Vicia villosa cultivar HV-30 ecotype Madison, WI unplaced genomic scaffold, Vvil1.0 ctg.000645F_1_1, whole genome shotgun sequence includes these protein-coding regions:
- the LOC131630115 gene encoding uncharacterized protein LOC131630115, translated to MAESSSTNEKFVQPAIPRFDGFYEHWEKLMENFLRAKEYWTLIVKGLDTVPEGTQPKETQMTVIEEQQLKDMKIKNYLYQAIDREIVETILNDDTSKQIWDSMKQKFKGSTRVKKAQLQTLKSEFEILKMKEGESVNAYFGKTLSIAKQMKACGKTIQERDIKGKILRSLVPKFNYVVCSIEEFNNVDTVTVDEL